The DNA region ATTTACTTATAAATTATAAGAGACTGAAAAGTATTTACCAATTAAGATTCCATATTTCATAATTCTTCTAATTTCCAATTTTTCCTTTCATTCTTGTTGATTATATTTGGGTTCTATATATGTTCTATACAGATTCAGAATTAGATTTCTTGATTGAGAAATTTAAATAAGCCTCTTAATATGATCATAAACAATAAGAAAAATAATGgtaattttttttcataaaacCAAACAAATATCACAATAATGTTACATAATCCGATTGAAAACCCATGTAAAGTAAGGAATCAATGTGTTACATATTATTATGAATCATAATTTAATACAGAACAACAATATTGCAATTTCATTGTTCATAAATTTAAGAAACAAATCCAAAAACAAGAGCAACAAAGGAAGCAATTATTGTTGGCACAAAGAGAGTTGTAGCATCAGATGTAGGACTTGGAGCTGGTGCTTCTACAACTGAAATAGATGATGTTGCCATCATCATAACCACCACCATAGCGACAAAGAATTGATTTATCTTTGATGCCTCCATTTCTGAATTTAATTTGATACTTTCTTAATTTCTTTTGTCGAAAAAAATTGAGAAAGTTGGTATTAAAACAAGAAATGACAGTGGGTGGATATGAAAGACATGTGTTTGTGACTTTATATATATGTTGCAAGAGAGGAAATGATAGTGGGTGGATATCAAAGGCATGTGTTTTACTTTTATCATCATTTAATTATTCAACTTTTTAAGGTATGAACTAATTAATAAACATTCTACCAAATCCTATAAAATATTTATGCACtattaaaaaaatacaatttGAACACTAACAATAATTGAGGAACCTCGCTTAAAAACTAAAGAAATTTTATTTCTAAATAGGAACACTTATGTTTCTTATAACTCAAAGATTTTACTTATAACTCATTGAAAAGTATATatccattaaaattccatgacTCATAATTCTTCTACTTTCTAAGTTTTCATTTCATTCCTATTGATTATATTTGGATTGTATATATTCTATACAAATTCATAATGAGATTTTTGATTGGGAAATTAAAATAAGCCCGTTAATATGATCATAAACAATAAGAAAAATAATGgtaattttttttcataaaacCAAAGAAAGATCACAATAATGTTACATAATCCGATTGAAAACCCATGTAAAGTAAGGAATCAATGTGTTACATATTATTATGAATCATAATTTAATACAAAACAACAATATTGCAATTTCATTGTTCATAAATTTAAAAAACAAATCCAAAAACAAGAGCAACAAAGGAAGCAAATATTGTTGGCACAAAGAGGGTTGTAGCATCAGATGTAGGACTTGGAGCTGGTGCTTCTACATCAGCTGAAACAGTTGATGCTGCCATCATCATAACCACCACCATAGCAACAAAGAATTGATTTATCTTTGATGCCTCCATGTCTGAATTTAATTTGATACTTTCTTAATTTCTTTTCTAGAAAGAAATTGAGAAAGTTGGTATTTAAAAACAAAGATTGGTAGTGGATGAATATTAAGAACTTCTCTATGTGACTTTATATAGTTGTTGCAAGAGAGGAAAAGgttaaaataaacaaatattttGGGCAGGCTAGGTTGTCACCAACGGTTTGTTTGTTAGGATTTCAGACATGCCAATTGGCTTCATGTTTTTTGATGGAAGGGAGAAAGAAAAGGCAAACAGGTTTAGGAAATAACTATTTTAATTTGTGGATATTTGAGATTTACTATTTTAGTTCTATACATTATTAAAACTATGAAATATTTATAAGATTAATAACTATGTAATAACtgtttaaaatattttataacatgTGTAATTATATTTAATGTCATTTTAGTTGCGTTGTTTCCAAAATATCTTTACAATTATTTATATCGCGAGATTTGATGTAAGAAGAGTTTTACATCCTTAATGTATATATATTAGTTTTATAATATATAGGTAGTTATTTTGTTTTCGAATTGATTTTTAATAGTTAACTTGCTCACAATTTACATTTTTATCGATCATTTAATTCATAAATTATCGATAAAAGAGACCCTAAGATATGTTTGCAGTTTTAATACCTGTAAAAATATTAAGaatatttatatataaaataGTGTTATCGACTATAGTATGTAATTAATTATAATTTCTCTATATATAATACAATTTATGTAGTGTTTTTTAAATATACATTTTATTCAAacgtctctctctctctctcactcagTCTCTCTCTTTCTCTTATACTTTAATACAGTATCAGAGCCTTGTTTAAGATCCATTGAGTCATCCACCATTTAGTTCAACGCCTCAAACACAAATCCCGGGCGTGAGTGGGGGTGTTAAGAGTCTCATATCAGACACCCTACAAGCCGATTTTAACCATATTTTTAAGATGATATCAAAGCTTGTTGAGATTCAAGTCTTCGTCGTGCTTTTTTTTACCCAGTTAACCTACTGTTTTCCGATAAGAATTTTTTTTGGATGACTCATTCCCGTCACCACCATAACGCCTCTTTTTCGGCAATAATCGACAATTCCGCCACTAGCACTACCACTCTAGACGTCCTTCCGACGAGATACCTATAATACCGGAATCGCCTCTTTCAAATCGGCGAGTCCTCAAAATCTCACTGTTGTCCGTCTTCCCACACGCCATTTCTCCTTCCACGCGTGGACCTCATGCACCACCTCTCTGACAACGCGTGGCAGCACGTCCAGAAGCCCCTCATATCGCGGTTTTCATCGTCGGTATCGTCGTCTTGCCCTCTTTCTAGATTTGTACTCAGTTTTGCATTTCAAGCCATCAACTCTCATGAGAGACACCAATTCTGTCAAATTTTCTAAGGTTTCGCTTATCCCGTGTGAGGGACTAATCAGGACATCCACTAAAGCATTTATGCTTGCCTCCACTAACATGGTCGTGGTGAACAACACGGAGGATACGGTGGCCAACGCCATGTTATTCGTTGTAACTTCTGCAATCGTTACGACCATATTGAAGTTGAATGTCGTACAAAGGTGAAAGAACAACAACGACAACCTATGGTTGATGTTGCAGCTCAACTAACTATCACCAAAGAAGTTACTATTCCAGCCGCTGATTATAATGAGTTCGTTCAGTTCAAAGCAACTCATCGACCATCATCTTCTACCACCATTGCACATTCTTGTAATCATGTAGCCTTTGTCTCTACATCCCCCTCCCTTGGTCCTTTGGTCATTGACTCTGGTGCCTTGGGTCATATAACTGATAATAAATTTATTTTATCTCACTTGTCTTATTCTGATTCTTTTCCTTCTGTCACTATGGAGGATGAGTCTAAAATCAAAGTTCGAGGCCTTGTTCAAGTACACCCACTTCCATACTTGTATTTAGATTATGTGCTTTATATTACTGATTGTCCTTTCAATCTAATATATGTTAAAAATCTCACTCATACTCTTTATTGTCCAGTTCTGTTTATTGGTAAATTTGTTTATGTCCAGGATCGACGTACATAACGGACGATTGAAATATGGAGTGAGTTTGGAGGATTATATCATCTATCATCATCGGCGACATGTGCTTATATTTTTTCTCAAAGCCTTACACATCAACATTTAGGTCACCCTAGCCTTAATAAAATGCGTCTTTTAGTTCCTAATTTTTCTAATCTACCGTAATTTGAGTGTCAGTCATATCAATTAGGCAAACATACTCGTTAAACTTATTGTCAACGAGTAAATAAAAGTGTTGCATccccttttgctttagttcaTTTTGATATTTGGGATCCTAGTAATGTTAAGTCAACTTTAGGATATTATTACTTAGTAACCTTCATTGATGATTTTTAATGATGTAATTGgttattttttatgaaaaactGTTCAGATGTCTTCCATATGTTCCAACACTTTTATGCTGAAATTAAAAATCAGTTTGACACTTCGACTAAAATTGTATGCACTGATGATGCTCGTGAATATATGTCATCCCAATTTCAATCTTTTTTAACATTATAGGGGATTATTCATCAATCATCATGTTCTCACAAACCACCAGAAAATGGTGTCGCTGAATGGAAGAATTGTCATTTAGCTGAAACTACTCGGACTCTTTTGCTTCACCACAATGTCCCTTCTCATTTTTGGAGGTGATGCTTTTCTCACAATTTGTCACCTTATCAATCGAGTGCCTTCATCGGTCCTTCAAGATCAAATTCCATACACTATCTTGAACCCACAATATGATCTCTACCCAATTCATCTTCGCGTCTTTGGTTGCACATGATTTGTTCATGACCTTAGTCCAAGTAAAGATAAACTTTCTGCCAAAGCTCTCAAATGTATCTTTCTAGGATACTCATGTATACAAAAATAATATCATTGTTTTTCCCCAATTTTTCTCTCCGATGTCACATTATTTGAAACCTCACCATTTTTCTCTGCCTCTGTGTTACCTGATGAGAATGGTACTTCAGATGCTAGAGACATCCCTTCCATAACTCCCACACCCATTGCACCTCCATTTTAGGTCCACCAGCAACAGACACCCCGTACATCGGAGGTTAGAGATGATATTAATCCACCAACACCATCTCCTGCTCCAACTGCTCCTCCAAATATGTCACCTGCACTTGAACTTCCAATAGCATTACGAAAAGTTATTCGATCTCATCATCCTAATCCTAAATATGCTTGTGTTTTAAGTCATGCCTATCTCTCTATTTTGTATCTCTCTTTTGTGTCTGCTTTGGATGTTGTGTCTATTCATAAGTCTACAAGTGAAGCTATGACTGATCCCAATTGGCGTCAGGTGATGGTGGAAGAAATTGTTGCATTAAATTCAAATAACAGTGGGGACATTGTTACTTTACCTCCAAACAAAACTATAGTGTGATTTCGATGGGTTTATACAACGAAGGTTGGACCAGATGGTCAAATCGATTGTTTCAAAGTCGTTTGGTAGCAAAAGGATATACACAGTTATTTGGTCTTAATTACGGTGACACTCTCTCTGTGGTGGCCAAGATTAGTTCAATTTGTCTCTTTCTTGCAATGACTGCTATTCATCATTATCTGTTTCATCAGTTGGACATTAAAAATGCCTTTTTACATGGAGAATTAAAGGAGGAAGGTTATATGAATCAACCTTCAGGTTTTAATATTCCTTGAAATTCTAAACTTGTTTTTCGTCTTCGCCGTTTTCTTTATGGTATGAAACAGTCCCCACGTTCTTGGTTTAGTCGCTTCATCTCTGCCTTGATACAATTCGATATCACTAGATGTTAAGCAGATCACTCTATTTTCTTCCTTAATTCCTCCACTGGTCAACGTATCTTTCTTGTGGTGTACGTTGATGACACTATTATCACTAGAGACGATACTGAGGGTGTCCAGCGACTTAAAACTcatcttttcaaaaactttcagACAAAAGAATTGGGTTCACTAAGATATTTCTTAGGTATTGAAGTTTCCCAATCGTTATCCAAAATTACAATTAACCAGCACAAGTACACCTTAGACATTCTCAGTGAAACTGATATGCTTGATTGTCGTCTTGTTGATACTCCTATAGATCCCAACGCCAAGCTTCTTCCGGGTCAGGGGGAGCCATTGAAAGACCCGGGAAGATATCAACGGCTTGTGGGAAGACTCGAGTATCTTACAGTCACCAGACCAAATATTACATTTGCGGTGAGCATTGTGAGCCAATTTCTGAATACTCTTTGTAATGGTCATTGGGATGAAGTCATTCGAATTCTTAGATATATAAAGAATGCATTAGGAAAAGGAATATTATATGAAGATAAGGGTAATGctaaaataattttttattcaAATGCAGAATGGACCGAATCACTGTTGGATAGGAGATTCATATCCAGATATTGTGTTCTGATTGGAGGTAGTATGATCTCATGGATAAGCAAGAAACAAAATACAATTGCACTATCTAGTGTTTAAGTTGAATACCATGCTATAGAAGCAACCTAAAAGGAGCTTGAATGGCTGAAAAATTTACTCTCATAACTTAGGATAAGTGATCTTCAGAACATAAAACTCATATGTGACAATCAAGCAGCACTACACATTGTATATAATCCGTTTTTTCATGAACGgaccaaacacatagaaataGGTTGTCATTATTTAAGGGACAAGGTACTATAAGGAGAAATCACCATAGATTTTGTAAAACCCGAAGTCCAATTAGCTAATATGTTTACAAAGTCTCTTCGGGTTGTCGAGTGGATTACTATTGTAACAAGCTCAACTCATATGACATATATGATCTaacttgagggggagtgttaagaatatttgtatataaAATATTCCAACATCGACTATAGCATGTAATTCGCtgtaatctctctatatataatataGTCTCCATAATGCATTTTAAACACATGGTTTATTCAGTTGTCTTTCACTCTCTTAAACTTCAATAAAAAACTATAGTGATAGTGTTCAGGATCAAAACGATTGtttgtttgtttcttttatatagaaaaaatttattttataaattcTTGTTAGAAAAATCAATTTAAATAAAATGGACCGAGGCTATAATCATGAACCAATCTCTTCTTTATAGTAGGGAAATTACTAATCCCACCCTAAGGGGTGGAAAAACACTCTATGGAAATATAAATTTTGCCCTcaaattctggaaatgcatcTTAGGATGCACCATTCTCTTTAGTCATAATGCTAAAAAATGAGTCACACCCAAAATATTTTCCAAAATTTAATCCGGAGATACATTTCTGGAATAATTCAATATACACCCCCATTCATCCCTCTTTGAAACTCTTCTTTTTACCATAGATGGTTCTGGAGATACATCTCCATATTCACACCAGACAGaatccagagatgcatctctatTACTAGACGAGGCAATAAATTTTAAGTTTGTTTTGGTGATACTCAGAAGAAATAGATGATATAGTAAAGGTATATTGTGATGAATTATACCATACAACTAATATGCATAAAATGACATATATAAAGTAATAAATCTAGCTTTCTCAGCCTTCATCTGCTCGACTTGTCGAACTATATCGTCCAGTTGGACCATATCCCTCAAATACTGGGTATCTAATTTCTTTCTAATGGAATAGTCTAGGCCATCagcggccatttcgaccattTCATGCTCTGGGACTTAGGTGAAACACATCACCTTGAGCAATCTAAACCTATTGAGGTATTCGTCTATAGACTCAGGAATATTTCTTTCACATTGGCCAGTTCTTTCAAGCTTATCTTTGATTGGCCCATGTGAAACTGTTCACGGAAGATTTTTTCCAATTGACTCCAAGTGTGTATGAAATTTGGAGGTAGAATCATAAACCATGTAAACAAATTTTTTGTTAGCGATGAGGGGAAATATTTCATTTTTAGGTTCTTGTTATTCACTATATCACCCGCCTCACATTGGTATCTGGCGACATGTATCACTCTGGACTCATTGGTCTCACCAGAGAACTTGGTGAATTTAGGGACTTTACATCCCCTATGCAGCTCAGTCTGTCGAATGAACTCTGAAAATGGAGACACGAAAGTGGGTCAATGCAAACCCATATTGAACCCGTTTTGTGCCACAATCGCTTCGACAACGGTAGTTATATTGTTTTGTCCTACGATATTGTTTCGCTGGACATTTCTTAGTACATGGCTAACATCTTGATTCCTCTACCTTATAATTGGCCTAGGATTGTGCTACTTTATGTACTCCTCTTCGTCCCTATTTGGCTCTACTTGCTGAAACCCTTGGGGTTGTCCTAGATTTTGGGTTATTCCTATTTCAGGCGTTTCGACTTGCCTAACATCCGACATCTAGGGTGTTGTTCGCATTTGGTCTTGAGGGGCGCCAAAGAAATCGGCTATTCAAACCATTTGGTTCGCCAATTCTTTGTAACTTTGATTAGTATTTGTAATTAAAGGGTTAAATATTGTTCCCATTTGTTGGGTTAGAGTAATTACTAACTCATGGTTACTCTCATCCATTTGCTTCCTCATAGCCATCATGGATGTTGAATTTAATGACGGTGTACCATGAGGAATATAACTGATTCCCCCTGGCCTAAAAACTCCACTTGCATTCGACGCAGAAGCGTTATGTCTATTAAATGCTAACCTCTCAGCCGCTACGATATCCAGATAGGACGGTTGATTGCTATTTAGGCCCACCACCATCCATGTAGGAATACCATATGACATCTCTCTACCTAGTGGGGGCATTGTAAATCTTGTTTGGAAGGGTGATCTTAGATATCCACTTCTAATGCCTTCCAAGGGAGTTGGTATAGGGACACTTAGTTGTGGACAGGGAATGACCCCTTGCGATGCAGTAGTTGACGCTACACTTGTCAATCATATAGTGGCAGTTGCAacagtaaattcatgaccatcaagctataaataaacttgacgtcaataaaaccagagtcgccaccgcgcttttattgttttcagAGGTAAAGGGtaaaagtacaaacaaaacccaaagatgagaagttttcaaatcaaaactaataaaatgtcagagattacatgtaagggggttagttacatAGAGGGAtggtgttagcacccaaaatatcctaggtactcctagggagcccttttttgtgtgcaagtgttttggtcaaaatgatgtttgataaaaatatagagtgggggcgagaaaagaattcattaattatatttttgtgtttgacaagaccttcggtcttatgcctacgtaccaatata from Lathyrus oleraceus cultivar Zhongwan6 chromosome 1, CAAS_Psat_ZW6_1.0, whole genome shotgun sequence includes:
- the LOC127115595 gene encoding arabinogalactan protein 21; its protein translation is MEASKINQFFVAMVVVMMMAASTVSADVEAPAPSPTSDATTLFVPTIFASFVALVFGFVF